The DNA segment GACGAAGCGGCCGGAGGGCTGGCGACCAAGAGGGCGGCTGGGCACGCAGCGGCCGGAAAGACGGCGGCTGGTGGGAAGACAGCTGGTCGGCAAAAGGCCGGGAAGAAGGCGATCAGCAAGGTAGCGGGCGGGAAAGCCTCGGGCGGGAAGGCCGCGTCCGGCAAGCAGGCGGCGGCCCAGCAGGTATCTGCCGGGACGGCGTCGGCCGGTAAGGGGACGACTGGCGAGGCAGTGGCAGGGAAGGGAGTGGCCGGGAAGCCTGGGAGGGCAGCGGCCAGTAGGAAGACGACGGGCCAGGTGGCGGCCGGGGAGAGCCCTGCCGGGACGGCGTCGGCGGGTGAGGGGTCGGTCGGTAAGGGGTCGGTCGGTAAGGGGTCGGTCGGTAAGGCTGCGACCGCTAAGAGGGCGACCGGTCAGGTGGTGGTCGGCACGAAGGCGGCTGGGAAGGACTCGGCTGGTAAGGGGGCGGTCGGTAAGGCGGCGACTGCTAAGGGGGCCGGCAAGAAGGCGACCGGCCAGGTAGGCGTCGGCAAGAAGGCGGCCGGGCAGGTAGAGGCCGGCAAGAAGGTGGCCGGTAAGGCGGGGCGCTCCGGTGGGGGCGTTGAGGAAGGTGGCGTGGTGAAGAAGGGCGCCTCCGAGGGAGCCTGGGTGCGGCCGGGAAGCGTGCGGGCGCCAAGAGCAGGGCCAAGAAGGCGGGCGCGGCGCAGGCCGCGGAGCAGACGGGAGCCACGACAGTGGTTGCGAAGAAGACTCCTGGCACGGCCACGGCGGCCAAGACCGCCCTTCCCAAGGCACGCGTCGCCGCGGCGGTGGAGCCCGGCGAGCTCGCGGTGCGCCCCGGCGAGGACCCCTGGACTCCGGAGGAGGTCGATGAGGCCCGCGCCGAGCTGATGGCCGAGGCGACGCGGCTGCGCGACGAGCTCACCTCGTCCGAGCAGTCCCTCGTCGGCCTGATGCGGGACTCCGGGGACGGTGCCGGCGACGACCAGGCGGACACCGGCGCCAAGAACATCACGCGGGAGCACGAGCTGGCGCTCGCCGCCAACGCGCGCGAGATGCTCGAACAGACCGAACGGGCTCTGGAACGGCTCGACGCGGGCACGTACGGCCTGTGCGAGAACTGCGGCAACCCGATCGGCAAGGCACGCATGCAGGCCTTCCCGCGCGCGACCCTGTGCGTCGAGTGCAAGCAGAAGCAGGAACGCCGGTACTGACCGGTAGGCGGGTGCCGCCGGACGTGCCGTACTCTCGTCGTCAGTCAGGTACCTAGGTTGAGGGACTCACGTGGCAGAGGCGGAGCGCATCATCGGTACGCCGGACACCCCAGAGGCGGCGGGAGCTGAGCCGGAGCATTCCGACGGGAACACGGCGGACGCCGGTGAAGCCGGGAACACCGCTGAGCGGCCCCGTGGCCGGCGCCGGATCGCCGTGCTGTTCGGCGTCGCCGCGTTCGCGTACGCCCTCGACCTGATCAGCAAGATGATCGTGGTGGCCAAGCTGGAGCACCACCCGCCGATCGAGATCATCGGGGACTGGCTGAAGTTCGAGGCGATCCGCAACGCGGGCGCGGCCTTCGGTTTCGGAGAGGCCTTCACCGTGATCTTCACGGTGATCGCGGCGGCCGTGATCGTGGTGATCGCCCGGCTCGCGCGCAAGCTGTACAGCCTGCCCTGGGCGATCGCGCTCGGCCTGCTGCTCGGCGGTGCGCTCGGCAACCTCACCGACCGGATCTTCCGCTCGCCGGGCGTCTTCGAGGGCGCGGTCGTGGACTTCATCGCGCCCAAGCACTTCGCCGTGTTCAACCTGGCCGACTCGGCGATCGTGTGCGGCGGCATCCTGATCGTGCTGCTGTCGTTCAGGGGCTGGACCCGGACGGGACCGTCCACAAGGACTGAGTCCGCCGGGGCCGCGGCAGGGTCCGCCCTGCTTGAGTTATCCACAGGCTCCGTACGGGGGTGTCCGGCCCGTCCGGCATACTCGACGGGTGAGCACGATTCCCGAGATCCGCACCCTGCCCGTGCCCGACGGCCTGGAGGGCGAGCGTGTAGACGCCGCCATCTCCCGCATGTTCGGCTTCTCCCGTACCAAGGCCGCGGAGCTTGCCGCGGCGGGGAAGGTCACGGTCGACGGCTCGGTGGTCGGGAAGTCCGAGCGGGTGCACGGCGGGGCCTGGCTCGAGGTGGAGATGCCGCAGGCGCCCGCCCCGGTGCAGGTCGTCGCCGAGCCGGTCGAGGGCATGGAGATCGTGCACGACGACGATGACGTGCTCGTGATCGTCAA comes from the Streptomyces sp. NBC_00443 genome and includes:
- a CDS encoding TraR/DksA family transcriptional regulator, encoding MVAKKTPGTATAAKTALPKARVAAAVEPGELAVRPGEDPWTPEEVDEARAELMAEATRLRDELTSSEQSLVGLMRDSGDGAGDDQADTGAKNITREHELALAANAREMLEQTERALERLDAGTYGLCENCGNPIGKARMQAFPRATLCVECKQKQERRY